One stretch of Bombina bombina isolate aBomBom1 chromosome 7, aBomBom1.pri, whole genome shotgun sequence DNA includes these proteins:
- the LOC128635783 gene encoding prostaglandin E synthase 3-like: RQPASAKWYDRRDYVFVEFCVEDSKQVKIDFGKNKLTFNCLGGSDSLKHLDEVELFQAIDPNESKHKRTDRSVLCCLRKAESGQSWPRLTKEKAKLNWLSVDFNNWKDWEDDSEEDMSNFDRFSEMMNNMGGDEDVDLPEVDGADDDSPDSDDEKMPDLE, from the coding sequence AGGCAGCCGGCATCTGCAAAGTGGTACGACAGAAGGGACTATGTCTTTGTTGAATTTTGTGTTGAAGACAGCAAACAAGTGAAAATAGATTTTGGAAAAAACAAACTAACTTTCAATTGCCTTGGGGGATCAGATAGTCTTAAGCATCTAGATGAAGTTGAACTTTTTCAAGCCATTGATCCTAATGAATCAAAACATAAAAGGACAGATAGGTCTGTTCTGTGTTGTTTACGAAAAGCAGAATCTGGCCAATCATGGCCACGTTTGACAAAAGAAAAAGCAAAGCTCAACTGGCTTAGTGTGGATTTTAACAACTGGAAAGATTGGGAAGATGACTCAGAGGAAGACATGTCAAATTTTGATCGCTTTTCAGAGATGATGAACAACATGGGAGGAGATGAGGATGTAGATTTACCAGAGGTTGATGGTGCAGATGATGACTCGCCAGATAGTGATGATGAAAAAATGCCTGATCTGGAGTAA